The following are from one region of the Arcobacter defluvii genome:
- a CDS encoding SPASM domain-containing protein, which yields MDLCHRFTGSDYPSFGNITNGLDKKALGTFLEKRANEKDTNCQTCRIRNLCAGGCYHESYIKYGTPEKSVLHYCDDMRSWIDFAVEAYIRIKAENPEFFTKYFK from the coding sequence ATAGATTTATGTCATAGATTTACAGGTTCAGATTATCCATCATTTGGAAATATCACAAATGGTCTTGATAAAAAAGCATTAGGAACTTTTTTAGAAAAAAGAGCCAATGAAAAAGATACAAATTGTCAAACTTGTAGAATTAGAAATTTATGTGCAGGTGGTTGTTACCACGAAAGTTATATCAAATATGGAACACCTGAAAAATCAGTATTACATTATTGTGATGATATGAGAAGCTGGATTGATTTTGCTGTAGAAGCATATATAAGAATCAAAGCTGAAAATCCAGAATTTTTTACAAAATATTTTAAATAG
- a CDS encoding TIGR01777 family oxidoreductase, whose product MKTIAITGASGFVGSSLTKFFSNLGYKITPLSREILNNKSNLEEVLNSSDIVINLAGANIINRWSESYKRLLYSSRIDTTSKIVNAINHIQNKPKLLISTSAVGIYDNRTIYDENGNFANDFLSNLCQDWEKKALEAKNEITKVSIFRFGIVLGRDGGALQKMLTPFKLGLGGTIGNGNQAFSFIHISDLLNAYKFVIENSYEDIFNLTAPKPTTNKGLTLALGKTLKRPTILPVPEFVLKLIFSEGARVLTDGQSVIPKKLLDLGFEFKFRTIEETIENLCN is encoded by the coding sequence ATGAAAACTATTGCAATAACAGGTGCTAGTGGGTTTGTTGGTAGTAGTTTAACAAAATTTTTTTCTAATTTAGGTTATAAAATAACTCCTTTATCAAGAGAAATTTTAAATAATAAAAGTAATTTAGAAGAAGTATTAAATTCTTCAGATATTGTTATAAATTTGGCTGGGGCAAATATAATTAATAGATGGAGTGAATCTTATAAAAGACTTCTTTATTCAAGTAGAATTGATACTACATCTAAAATTGTAAATGCTATAAACCATATTCAAAATAAACCTAAACTTCTAATTTCTACTTCTGCTGTTGGTATTTATGATAATAGAACTATTTATGATGAAAATGGAAATTTTGCAAATGATTTTTTATCAAATCTTTGTCAAGATTGGGAGAAAAAAGCTTTAGAAGCAAAAAATGAAATAACAAAAGTTTCTATTTTTAGATTTGGTATTGTTCTTGGACGTGATGGTGGAGCTTTACAAAAAATGTTAACTCCTTTTAAACTAGGACTTGGAGGAACAATAGGAAATGGAAATCAAGCATTTTCATTTATTCATATAAGCGATTTGTTAAATGCTTACAAATTTGTGATTGAAAATTCTTATGAAGATATTTTTAATCTAACTGCTCCAAAACCAACAACAAACAAAGGCCTTACCCTTGCTTTAGGAAAAACACTAAAAAGACCTACTATACTTCCAGTACCAGAATTTGTTTTAAAACTTATTTTTAGTGAAGGTGCACGTGTTTTAACTGATGGACAAAGTGTAATACCAAAGAAATTATTAGATTTAGGATTTGAATTCAAATTTAGAACAATAGAAGAAACAATAGAAAATTTATGTAATTAA
- the qhpC gene encoding quinohemoprotein amine dehydrogenase subunit gamma, which yields MKHLKPITPKAKLLDEAIKEGNANEVVAMSSVVGCVTTFDPGWEVDSDGGIASLCQPLEADLYGCSDPCWCPTQVPDTSSSYKHWADKAPQSKDDWRELDHVYPKL from the coding sequence ATGAAACATTTAAAACCAATTACTCCAAAAGCTAAACTTTTAGATGAAGCTATAAAAGAGGGAAATGCGAACGAAGTTGTTGCAATGTCTAGTGTTGTTGGATGTGTAACAACGTTTGATCCAGGATGGGAAGTTGATAGTGATGGTGGAATAGCAAGTTTATGTCAACCACTAGAAGCAGATTTATATGGATGTTCTGATCCTTGTTGGTGCCCAACACAAGTTCCAGATACATCATCAAGTTATAAACATTGGGCAGATAAAGCACCTCAAAGTAAAGATGACTGGCGAGAATTAGACCACGTTTATCCAAAATTATAA
- the qhpG gene encoding flavin-dependent monooxygenase QhpG has protein sequence MNQNKKILILGAGIAGTSTAIGLKKLGFDVTVIYKKRPFTAYEGFSEKTKEGLVSQGCINASELLEKQSLRNSNWASKADKVNYEYVVNRVNLDEKLLTDLKQKNIKIIEAKVVGSIDCLDEKPKIVYKIDEERFEISADFIVDARGRFTPYKDEYICGPKSFSILQELELENMKENKTSIDSVKDGWIWQAYVGDKKGYIQFSCDEELANKINDFSDLLKVLETQDIKLWSLNKFKAVGKLVKRDSFCKIHKEIINSKMILIGDSASSVDPLSGNGAFQAMSMSSIAPFVINTILNKDEIEQKVAIDFYKSRVEFIFDKFTKVGKEFYLLEKRFDSEFWQKRQSWPEEKNNDASINLPKIEKRAVVKDGFINSSEVVITKDNPLGACYFGNVEIIQLAKYCLENSFEESLDYFDIFCKEKMISMKLYNSLKRWFISQEILL, from the coding sequence ATGAACCAAAATAAAAAAATATTGATTTTAGGTGCAGGAATTGCAGGTACTTCTACAGCTATTGGACTTAAAAAACTAGGATTTGATGTAACAGTTATTTATAAAAAAAGACCATTTACAGCTTATGAAGGATTTAGTGAAAAAACAAAAGAGGGACTTGTTTCACAAGGTTGTATAAATGCTTCAGAACTTTTAGAAAAACAATCTTTACGAAATTCAAATTGGGCAAGTAAAGCTGATAAAGTAAACTATGAATATGTTGTAAATAGAGTAAATTTAGATGAAAAATTACTAACTGATTTAAAGCAAAAAAATATAAAAATAATTGAAGCTAAAGTGGTTGGTTCAATTGATTGTTTAGATGAAAAACCAAAAATTGTTTATAAAATAGATGAAGAAAGATTTGAAATAAGTGCTGATTTTATAGTTGATGCAAGGGGAAGATTTACCCCTTATAAAGATGAATATATTTGTGGACCAAAAAGTTTTTCAATATTACAAGAGTTAGAATTAGAAAATATGAAAGAAAATAAAACTTCTATTGATTCAGTTAAAGATGGTTGGATTTGGCAAGCTTATGTAGGAGATAAAAAAGGTTATATTCAATTCTCTTGTGATGAAGAACTGGCAAATAAAATAAATGATTTTAGTGATTTACTAAAAGTTTTAGAAACACAAGATATAAAATTATGGAGTTTAAATAAATTCAAAGCAGTTGGAAAATTAGTTAAAAGAGATTCATTTTGTAAAATCCATAAAGAGATAATAAATAGTAAAATGATATTAATAGGTGATAGTGCTTCAAGTGTTGACCCACTGTCTGGAAATGGTGCTTTTCAAGCTATGAGTATGTCTAGTATTGCTCCATTTGTTATAAATACAATTTTAAATAAAGATGAAATTGAACAAAAAGTTGCAATTGATTTTTATAAAAGTAGGGTAGAGTTTATATTTGATAAGTTTACAAAAGTTGGAAAAGAATTTTATTTGTTAGAAAAAAGATTTGATAGTGAATTTTGGCAAAAAAGACAATCTTGGCCAGAAGAAAAAAATAATGATGCTTCTATAAATTTACCAAAAATAGAAAAAAGGGCAGTTGTAAAAGATGGATTTATAAATTCTAGTGAAGTAGTAATTACAAAGGATAATCCACTTGGAGCTTGTTATTTTGGGAATGTTGAGATAATTCAATTAGCTAAATATTGCCTAGAAAATAGTTTTGAAGAATCTCTAGATTATTTTGATATCTTTTGTAAAGAAAAAATGATTTCTATGAAATTATATAACTCTTTGAAAAGATGGTTTATCTCCCAAGAGATATTACTTTAA
- a CDS encoding ABC transporter ATP-binding protein, translating into MFKSIIYPLLRKNKRGFFVIFFFSIFISISGAIQPFIMQHIIDDAILASNLNQLYILVAITFFLTIFTMIISAINEIYYTKNSMNILFEFRKIVFNKLFLHDKTFLNKYHSADLMSRLQGDISELQRFYTDTVFSLFSTIISLVFISTIIYTYNIKLMILILIFLPIEFFCLKPLYPHMHNSTKTMRESTSNIGKFFIESFRYLLVLKNLGAKEQTLEKLDFIQDDYKKVVIKNKKINLIFSQIPAFISLLGKTIIISYGGYLTIKGELKVGELVAFLTYFTMILAPVHTILGVVNNLPKMKVSLNRVLEILPKDENIETFKSSNFEIVVKDLDFSYTNNKIFENLNLNIKEKSKIAIIGKNGAGKSTFGDLLCGFLKAQDGNIFIGNEEIGKKDFINFSKYLVKLEQTPIIFDDSLRGNLLLANDKASDEELINSLKKTGMFDWYTSLENGLDTNIFESGANLSGGQKQRIALSRIILLNPKIIILDEFTSSIDEKDTLWFYENISKIFPDSTIIAITHHLNMLNNFDEVYLLEDKNLKEYKNV; encoded by the coding sequence ATGTTTAAAAGTATCATTTATCCTCTCTTACGTAAAAATAAGAGAGGATTTTTTGTCATTTTCTTTTTTTCAATCTTTATATCAATAAGTGGTGCAATTCAACCATTTATTATGCAACATATTATTGATGATGCAATCTTAGCTTCAAACCTAAATCAACTATATATTTTAGTTGCTATTACTTTTTTCTTAACTATTTTTACTATGATAATTAGTGCAATAAATGAAATTTATTACACAAAAAACTCTATGAATATATTATTTGAATTTAGAAAAATTGTTTTTAATAAATTGTTTTTACATGATAAAACTTTTTTGAATAAATATCACTCTGCTGATTTGATGTCAAGACTTCAAGGTGACATAAGTGAGCTTCAAAGATTTTATACAGATACAGTTTTTTCTCTATTTTCAACTATCATTAGTCTTGTATTTATTTCAACTATTATTTATACATATAATATAAAACTAATGATACTTATACTTATATTTTTACCAATAGAGTTTTTTTGTTTAAAACCACTTTATCCTCATATGCACAATAGTACAAAAACTATGAGAGAATCAACTTCAAATATAGGAAAATTTTTTATTGAGAGTTTTAGATATTTGTTAGTTTTAAAAAATCTTGGAGCAAAAGAACAAACTTTAGAAAAGCTTGATTTTATTCAAGATGATTATAAAAAAGTTGTAATTAAAAATAAAAAAATAAATCTAATTTTTTCACAAATCCCTGCATTTATTTCACTTCTTGGAAAAACAATAATCATATCTTATGGTGGATATTTGACAATAAAAGGCGAGTTGAAAGTTGGTGAATTAGTCGCATTTTTGACATATTTTACGATGATTCTAGCACCAGTTCATACAATCTTAGGAGTTGTAAATAATCTTCCAAAAATGAAAGTTAGTCTAAATAGAGTTTTAGAAATATTGCCAAAAGATGAAAATATAGAGACTTTTAAAAGTTCAAATTTTGAGATAGTAGTAAAAGATTTAGATTTTTCTTATACAAATAATAAAATATTTGAAAATTTGAATCTTAATATAAAAGAGAAAAGTAAAATTGCAATTATTGGAAAAAATGGTGCAGGAAAAAGTACTTTTGGAGATTTACTTTGTGGTTTTTTAAAGGCTCAAGATGGAAATATATTTATTGGAAATGAAGAGATAGGAAAAAAGGATTTTATAAATTTTTCAAAATATTTAGTAAAACTTGAACAAACTCCAATTATATTTGATGATAGTTTAAGAGGAAATCTTCTTTTAGCAAATGATAAAGCAAGTGATGAAGAACTAATAAATTCTTTGAAAAAAACTGGTATGTTTGATTGGTACACTTCTCTTGAAAATGGTTTAGATACAAATATTTTTGAATCAGGAGCAAATCTTTCTGGTGGACAAAAACAAAGAATAGCTCTTTCAAGAATAATTTTATTAAATCCAAAAATTATTATTTTAGATGAATTTACCTCTTCTATTGATGAAAAAGACACACTTTGGTTTTATGAAAATATTTCAAAAATTTTTCCTGATTCAACAATTATTGCAATAACTCATCATCTAAATATGTTAAATAATTTTGATGAGGTTTATCTACTTGAAGATAAAAATTTAAAAGAGTATAAAAATGTCTAA
- the hisA gene encoding 1-(5-phosphoribosyl)-5-[(5-phosphoribosylamino)methylideneamino]imidazole-4-carboxamide isomerase translates to MDILPAIDLKDGKAVRLSKGLMDSAKIYSDEPWQVAKRFEELGSKWVHIVDLNGAFAGKPANLEQIKKIRENCNLKIELGGGIRDEETIKMYLELGVDRLILGSIAVKDPIFVKKMASKYPIAVGIDAMNGMVAVEGWAEVSTMKATDLAKEFANAGVQAIICTDISKDGMLCGVNVEFTESIALSSGVDTIASGGVKDIQDIINCKNNGNISGVIVGKAFYEGRLDLEEAFKIL, encoded by the coding sequence ATGGATATTTTACCTGCGATTGATTTAAAAGATGGAAAAGCTGTAAGACTAAGTAAAGGACTTATGGATAGTGCTAAAATCTATTCAGATGAGCCATGGCAAGTAGCAAAAAGATTTGAAGAATTAGGTAGTAAATGGGTTCATATCGTTGATTTAAATGGAGCATTTGCTGGAAAACCAGCAAACTTAGAACAAATCAAAAAAATTAGAGAAAATTGCAACTTAAAAATTGAACTTGGTGGTGGAATTAGAGATGAAGAAACTATCAAAATGTATTTAGAACTTGGTGTTGACAGATTAATCTTAGGTTCAATTGCAGTAAAAGATCCAATATTTGTAAAAAAAATGGCTTCAAAATATCCAATTGCTGTTGGAATTGATGCAATGAATGGAATGGTTGCAGTTGAAGGTTGGGCTGAAGTTTCAACTATGAAAGCAACTGATTTAGCTAAAGAATTTGCAAATGCAGGTGTTCAAGCTATTATTTGTACTGATATTTCAAAAGATGGAATGCTTTGTGGAGTTAATGTTGAATTTACTGAATCTATTGCTTTATCATCAGGAGTTGATACAATTGCAAGTGGTGGAGTAAAAGATATTCAAGATATTATAAATTGCAAAAACAATGGAAATATTTCAGGTGTAATAGTTGGAAAAGCATTTTACGAAGGAAGACTTGATTTAGAAGAGGCATTCAAAATTTTATAA
- the qhpE gene encoding subtilisin-like serine protease QhpE, with protein MSKEIYVALIDSGCSFETYEKIAIDVEDNKIKIEKQKDINFEHGNVIGNIIKDENINIYDIQVFDKNLSTTPNHIFGALNYLKDKKVDVISMSLGLKTNYKEIEELINEFIKKGVVIVSSFPRRGEDLVYPASYKGVIKVTSEGMCLDDKVVALDKEKLFFGANPFSNVKNVAGSSVAVAKFTKEFCFYLKKGFKKEEILEEFSKRIVNEPK; from the coding sequence ATGTCTAAAGAGATTTATGTAGCACTTATTGATAGTGGTTGTAGTTTTGAAACTTATGAAAAAATTGCTATTGATGTAGAAGATAATAAGATAAAAATAGAAAAACAAAAAGATATAAACTTTGAACATGGAAATGTTATAGGAAATATCATAAAAGATGAAAATATAAATATCTATGATATTCAGGTATTTGATAAAAATTTATCAACTACACCAAATCATATTTTTGGAGCATTGAATTATTTAAAAGATAAAAAAGTTGATGTGATTAGTATGAGTTTAGGTTTAAAAACAAACTATAAAGAAATAGAAGAGTTAATCAATGAATTTATAAAAAAAGGTGTAGTTATAGTTTCATCATTTCCAAGACGAGGAGAAGATTTAGTTTATCCGGCTTCCTATAAAGGAGTTATAAAAGTAACATCTGAGGGAATGTGTTTGGATGATAAAGTTGTAGCTTTAGATAAAGAAAAACTATTTTTTGGAGCAAATCCCTTTTCAAATGTAAAAAATGTTGCAGGTTCAAGTGTAGCTGTTGCAAAGTTTACAAAAGAGTTTTGTTTTTATTTAAAAAAAGGTTTTAAAAAAGAGGAAATTTTAGAAGAGTTTTCAAAAAGGATTGTAAATGAACCAAAATAA
- a CDS encoding GGDEF domain-containing protein, translated as MNSNKKITIIIFSMVSLLTIVIVALVALGSRQSGYVSAKKRAYLTADIVKKSLTSHMVNGNMDQRDTFLNGISELKEVKDLWIIRAKSVSNQFGKSKLTNEIPRDDIDKKVLENGKEEVLIDESLTNATLRITIPYTASSLDKPNCLSCHNAKEGEVLGAISLTFDIQEDRISSIAVLLNIIAIISVFLIFILIYISRKIKPYTSSFDSITEVLKQVHEGDYSVRAKAGVLKEDKEASVWLNELIEKLETVLTGIEKNLTTFVHNRSTNVNNDKLLTAQDIIEDISEIYNYKKTIETDLTKDDIYYRLIQVLKDKLKIQDFFIFETDLIKDERKIIFSTKETIPCCNISKNIKERCRAERTNTIVSSENFPEICRLATCPANTNHICIPFLINEQKNVVIHIICENEECLKHVKYQIGIIKKYLEETKPILESKLLMDVLRERNLIDGLTGLYNRKYLDEFIDRKLPYELREGSTFAIMFLDIDYFKMINDTYGHDAGDAILQKLSQTMKDSISENEFIIRFGGEEFLIIMKNPTEETALELANKINQDFGKLVFTFNNESFSKTVSIGYAFFPKDTDQIWKCIKFADLSLYEAKATGRNRVIRFKKELLKNGDKDSY; from the coding sequence ATGAACTCTAACAAAAAAATAACTATTATTATTTTCTCTATGGTTTCATTACTTACTATAGTAATTGTTGCTTTAGTGGCGCTTGGTTCCAGACAAAGTGGATATGTTAGTGCAAAAAAAAGAGCTTATTTAACGGCAGATATTGTAAAAAAATCATTAACTTCACATATGGTTAATGGAAACATGGATCAAAGAGATACTTTTTTAAATGGAATTAGTGAATTAAAAGAAGTTAAAGATTTATGGATTATTAGAGCAAAAAGTGTTAGTAATCAATTTGGTAAATCTAAACTAACAAATGAAATTCCAAGAGATGATATTGATAAAAAAGTATTAGAAAATGGGAAAGAAGAAGTTTTAATAGATGAATCTTTAACAAATGCAACTTTAAGAATTACTATTCCGTATACTGCTTCTTCACTTGATAAACCAAATTGTTTATCATGTCATAATGCAAAAGAAGGGGAAGTTTTAGGAGCTATTTCTTTAACTTTTGATATTCAAGAAGATAGAATTTCAAGTATTGCTGTTTTATTAAATATTATTGCAATAATATCTGTATTTTTAATATTCATTCTAATTTATATAAGTAGAAAAATTAAACCTTACACAAGTTCTTTTGACTCTATTACAGAAGTATTAAAACAAGTTCACGAAGGTGATTATAGTGTAAGAGCAAAAGCTGGTGTTTTAAAAGAAGATAAGGAAGCTTCTGTTTGGTTAAATGAACTTATCGAAAAACTTGAGACTGTTTTAACAGGAATTGAAAAAAATCTTACTACTTTTGTGCATAATCGATCTACAAATGTAAATAATGATAAATTATTAACTGCACAAGATATAATTGAAGATATATCAGAGATTTATAATTATAAAAAAACAATTGAAACTGATTTAACAAAAGATGATATTTACTATAGATTAATTCAAGTTTTAAAAGATAAATTAAAAATTCAAGATTTCTTTATTTTTGAAACTGACTTAATAAAAGATGAAAGAAAAATTATCTTCTCAACAAAAGAGACTATTCCTTGTTGCAATATCTCAAAAAATATAAAAGAGAGATGTAGAGCAGAAAGAACAAATACGATTGTATCTTCTGAAAATTTCCCTGAAATTTGTAGACTTGCAACTTGTCCAGCGAATACAAATCATATTTGTATTCCATTTTTAATTAATGAACAAAAAAATGTTGTTATACATATAATTTGTGAAAATGAAGAATGCCTGAAACATGTAAAATATCAAATTGGTATAATCAAAAAATATTTAGAAGAAACAAAACCTATTTTAGAAAGTAAACTTTTAATGGATGTATTAAGAGAAAGAAATCTAATCGATGGATTAACTGGACTTTATAATAGAAAATATTTAGACGAATTTATAGATAGAAAACTTCCTTATGAACTAAGAGAAGGTTCTACATTTGCTATTATGTTCTTGGATATTGATTATTTTAAAATGATAAATGACACTTATGGACATGATGCAGGAGATGCAATTTTACAAAAATTATCTCAAACAATGAAAGATTCGATTAGTGAAAATGAATTTATTATAAGATTTGGTGGAGAAGAGTTTTTAATCATAATGAAAAATCCAACAGAAGAAACAGCTTTAGAATTAGCAAATAAAATAAATCAAGATTTTGGGAAACTTGTATTTACATTTAATAATGAATCGTTTAGTAAAACTGTTAGTATTGGTTATGCTTTCTTTCCAAAAGATACTGATCAAATTTGGAAATGTATTAAATTTGCTGATTTATCTTTATATGAAGCAAAAGCAACAGGAAGAAATAGAGTTATTAGATTTAAAAAAGAACTTCTAAAAAATGGAGATAAAGATAGTTATTAA
- the peaD gene encoding quinohemoprotein amine dehydrogenase subunit beta: MLNKEIIKKGLGLLSLSVVLSSGFSTNLNAANVKLESNHNYLVTETRPNNIVLADLETNKVINECKTDETFSPGGIVLSPDYKVAYILGGYGEEIAGYEIETCKKVFHTSLTQGNIRAKSLFGLAVNEDGTKVYAIYNRTEMLNDRYKVLPPHFSVYNVADGLDAKPVKSFEMPRQTTVVSTGKDGKVYVVGTDLYEVNPTTGDIKVAKKIVKWGKEGYSDLDSAANYIIGQQTGDLTALYATIKYDDPKNPSEDAGTWYWGITSVDLNTGEIIQQNISEYETLMFTAIRSPKDSNILYGVLNDLTKFDLKEQKVLKRVVTDHTYYSVVPSMDGDKLYLGSCLDDIAVYDANTLEKIGKIQLSGDMGSAALQVFKTK; this comes from the coding sequence ATGTTAAATAAAGAAATTATAAAAAAAGGTTTAGGATTATTGAGTTTATCAGTAGTTTTATCTTCAGGATTTAGTACAAATTTAAATGCTGCAAACGTTAAATTAGAATCAAATCATAATTATCTAGTTACAGAAACAAGACCAAATAATATAGTTTTGGCTGATTTAGAGACAAATAAAGTTATAAATGAGTGTAAAACAGATGAAACTTTCTCTCCTGGTGGGATTGTTTTATCTCCTGATTATAAAGTTGCTTATATCTTAGGTGGTTATGGTGAAGAAATTGCAGGTTATGAAATTGAGACTTGTAAAAAAGTATTTCATACTTCTTTAACACAAGGAAATATTAGAGCAAAATCTTTATTTGGACTAGCTGTAAATGAGGATGGAACAAAAGTTTATGCAATCTATAATAGAACAGAGATGTTAAATGACAGATATAAAGTTTTACCTCCACATTTCTCAGTTTATAATGTAGCTGATGGATTAGATGCAAAACCTGTTAAAAGCTTTGAAATGCCAAGACAAACAACAGTTGTTTCAACTGGCAAAGATGGTAAAGTTTATGTAGTTGGAACAGATTTATATGAAGTAAATCCAACTACTGGAGATATAAAAGTTGCTAAAAAAATAGTTAAATGGGGGAAAGAAGGTTATAGTGATTTAGACTCTGCTGCAAACTATATAATTGGACAACAAACAGGAGATTTAACAGCTTTATATGCAACTATAAAATATGATGACCCAAAAAATCCATCTGAAGATGCTGGAACTTGGTATTGGGGAATTACAAGTGTTGATTTAAATACAGGGGAAATAATCCAACAAAATATTTCAGAGTATGAAACTTTGATGTTTACAGCTATTAGAAGTCCAAAAGATTCAAATATCTTATATGGGGTTTTAAATGACTTAACAAAATTTGATTTAAAAGAACAAAAAGTGTTAAAAAGAGTTGTTACAGACCATACATATTATAGTGTTGTTCCATCAATGGATGGTGATAAACTATATCTTGGAAGTTGTTTAGATGACATTGCAGTTTATGATGCAAATACTTTAGAAAAAATTGGAAAAATCCAATTATCTGGAGATATGGGTTCTGCTGCACTTCAAGTATTTAAAACAAAATAG
- a CDS encoding ComF family protein, whose translation MLCLTCKNLSFEIICRDCQKNLLIPSFHKREIEDGFFNYSFYSLSELEDLISSKYYFHGDRVFNILAKLSFAKFAQNFTFSNQVFAIPIDDHTRHDFSHTAILAKHLKSQFITPKYNSLKATNIVKYAGKDLEFRQKNPRKFQVTNITNQMTILCDDLITTGATIKQAKKVLEKRNNQVLFSLTLADAKL comes from the coding sequence ATGTTATGCTTAACCTGTAAAAACCTATCATTTGAAATTATCTGCAGAGATTGTCAAAAAAATCTTTTAATACCCTCTTTCCATAAAAGAGAAATAGAAGATGGATTTTTTAACTATTCATTTTATTCTTTATCGGAACTTGAAGATTTAATCTCTTCAAAATACTATTTTCATGGAGATAGAGTTTTTAATATTCTTGCCAAACTATCTTTTGCCAAATTTGCTCAAAATTTTACTTTTTCAAACCAAGTATTTGCAATCCCAATTGATGACCATACACGTCATGATTTTTCTCATACTGCAATCTTAGCAAAACATCTAAAATCACAATTTATAACTCCAAAATACAACTCATTAAAAGCTACAAATATAGTGAAATATGCTGGAAAAGATTTAGAATTTAGACAAAAAAATCCAAGAAAATTTCAAGTTACAAATATTACTAATCAAATGACAATTTTATGTGATGATTTAATTACAACAGGTGCTACAATTAAGCAAGCAAAAAAAGTTTTAGAAAAAAGAAATAATCAGGTTTTATTTTCTTTAACCCTAGCTGATGCAAAACTTTAG
- the hisH gene encoding imidazole glycerol phosphate synthase subunit HisH, whose translation MIGIIDYNMGNLASVYNACHLLDAKATIVKNPEDLKNFNRVILPGVGAYKDAMEHLIKTGMNEAVYEFAKSGKPMIGICLGMQLLFESSQEFGHTDGLGLIDGVVVKFDKTKMHEDFKIPHMGWNTIVNKEHPLFEGLHNPYLYFVHSYHAVTREENIIGKTTYGYEFASAVNKDNIYGFQPHPEKSHDNGLKILKNFMNLK comes from the coding sequence GTGATAGGAATTATTGATTATAACATGGGAAATTTAGCGAGTGTTTATAACGCTTGTCATTTATTAGATGCAAAAGCAACAATTGTTAAAAATCCTGAAGATTTAAAAAATTTTAATAGAGTTATATTACCTGGTGTTGGTGCATATAAAGATGCAATGGAACATTTAATTAAAACAGGTATGAATGAAGCTGTTTATGAATTTGCAAAAAGTGGTAAACCAATGATTGGAATTTGTCTTGGAATGCAACTTTTATTTGAAAGTTCTCAAGAGTTTGGTCATACAGATGGGTTAGGATTAATTGATGGTGTTGTTGTAAAATTTGATAAAACAAAAATGCATGAAGATTTTAAAATTCCTCATATGGGTTGGAATACAATTGTAAATAAAGAACATCCATTATTTGAAGGTTTGCATAATCCATATTTATATTTTGTTCACTCTTATCATGCTGTTACAAGAGAAGAAAATATAATAGGTAAAACAACTTATGGATATGAATTTGCAAGTGCCGTAAATAAAGATAACATTTATGGATTTCAACCACATCCTGAAAAATCACATGATAATGGATTGAAAATTTTAAAAAACTTTATGAATTTAAAATAA